A genomic region of Azoarcus sp. KH32C contains the following coding sequences:
- a CDS encoding fumarate hydratase, producing the protein MTVIREEDLIQSIADAFQYISYYHPLDYIKALGEAWKREESPAAKDAIAQILTNSRMCAEGHRPICQDTGIAVVFLKVGMNVRWDSKMSVQEMVNEGVRRAYNNVDNKLRASVLLDPAGKRQNSKDNTPAVVHYEIVPGDHVEITCAAKGGGSENKSKFYALNPSDSIVDWVLKTLPTMGAGWCPPGILGIGIGGTPEKAMLLAKESLMAPVDIHELKEKAASGAALSRVEELRLELFEKVNALGIGAQGLGGLTTVLDVKILDYPTHAASLPVAMIPNCAATRHVHFELDGSGPAKLEAPKLEDWPDVTWQADTKVATRVNLDTLTKEEVASWKPGQVLLLNGKMLTGRDAAHKRIQDMLAKGEKLPVDFTNRVIYYVGPVDPVRDEIVGPAGPTTATRMDKFTRMMLEQTGLISMVGKAERGPTAIDAIRDNKSAYLMAVGGAAYLVAKAIKSAKVVGFADLGMEAIYEFDVQDMPVTVAVDSNGTSVHNTGPKEWQVKIGKIPLATA; encoded by the coding sequence ATGACCGTGATTCGCGAAGAAGACCTCATTCAGTCCATCGCGGATGCATTTCAGTACATCAGCTATTATCACCCGCTGGACTACATCAAGGCCCTTGGTGAAGCCTGGAAGCGTGAAGAAAGTCCGGCGGCGAAAGACGCGATCGCGCAGATCCTGACGAATTCCCGGATGTGCGCCGAAGGCCATCGTCCGATCTGCCAGGATACCGGGATTGCAGTCGTCTTCCTCAAAGTGGGCATGAACGTGCGCTGGGACTCGAAGATGAGTGTCCAGGAGATGGTCAACGAAGGCGTGCGCCGCGCGTACAACAACGTCGACAACAAGCTGCGCGCCTCGGTCCTGCTCGACCCGGCCGGCAAGCGCCAGAACAGCAAGGACAACACTCCGGCGGTGGTGCATTACGAGATCGTTCCGGGCGACCACGTGGAAATCACCTGTGCGGCAAAGGGTGGCGGCTCGGAGAACAAGTCGAAGTTCTACGCGCTGAACCCGTCCGACTCGATCGTGGATTGGGTGCTGAAGACGCTGCCGACGATGGGCGCGGGCTGGTGTCCGCCGGGCATCCTCGGCATCGGCATCGGCGGCACGCCGGAGAAGGCGATGCTGCTGGCGAAGGAATCGCTGATGGCGCCCGTGGACATCCACGAACTGAAGGAAAAGGCCGCCTCGGGCGCCGCGCTTTCGCGCGTCGAAGAGCTGCGCCTCGAACTCTTTGAGAAGGTCAATGCGCTGGGCATCGGCGCGCAAGGCCTCGGCGGCCTGACGACGGTGCTCGACGTCAAGATTCTCGACTACCCGACGCATGCCGCGAGCCTGCCGGTTGCGATGATTCCGAACTGTGCGGCGACCCGTCACGTGCACTTCGAACTCGACGGCTCGGGCCCGGCGAAGCTCGAAGCGCCGAAGCTGGAAGATTGGCCGGACGTGACCTGGCAAGCCGATACGAAGGTCGCCACGCGCGTGAACCTCGACACGCTGACGAAGGAAGAAGTGGCGTCGTGGAAGCCGGGCCAGGTGCTGCTGCTGAACGGCAAGATGCTGACCGGCCGCGATGCCGCGCACAAGCGCATCCAGGACATGCTGGCGAAGGGCGAGAAGCTGCCGGTCGACTTCACGAACCGCGTGATCTACTACGTCGGTCCGGTCGATCCGGTGCGCGATGAAATCGTCGGCCCCGCCGGCCCGACCACCGCGACGCGCATGGACAAGTTCACGCGCATGATGCTCGAACAGACCGGCCTGATCTCGATGGTCGGCAAGGCCGAGCGCGGCCCCACGGCAATCGACGCGATCCGCGACAACAAGTCGGCCTACCTGATGGCGGTCGGCGGCGCGGCCTACCTCGTCGCGAAGGCGATCAAGAGCGCGAAGGTCGTCGGCTTTGCCGATCTCGGCATGGAAGCGATCTACGAGTTCGACGTGCAGGACATGCCCGTGACCGTCGCCGTCGATTCGAACGGCACCAGCGTGCACAACACCGGCCCGAAGGAGTGGCAGGTCAAGATTGGCAAGATCCCGCTCGCGACCGCCTGA
- the acs gene encoding acetate--CoA ligase has translation MSNEQQPRLYYPSEEIVKNAAVSGMDAYRALCKEAEEDYEGYWARQARELVEWKKPFTQVLDESNAPFFKWFADGQLNVSYNCLDRNVNNGLGDKVAIIFEADNGEITRVTYKDLLSRVCKFANALRDKGVKKGDRVVIYLPMSIEGVVAMQACARIGATHSIVFGGFSAQALRDRINDAGAVALITSDGQFRGGKALPLKPIADEAIAMGGCESIKNVFVVQRTGGACSMVEGRDVWFHEVSAKQADTCEPEWVDAEHPLFLLYTSGSTGKPKGVQHSTGGYLLHAILTMKYTFDIKPNDVFWCTADIGWVTGHTYITYGPLACGTTEIVFEGVPTYPDAGRFWKMIQDHKVSVFYTAPTAIRSLIKAADNNPTVHPTKYDLSSLRILGSVGEPINPAAWEWYYENVGGSRCPIVDTFWQTETGGHMITPLPGATPLVPGSCTLPFPGIQCAVVDETGTEVPNGQGGILVVKRPWPSMIRTIWGDPDRFKKSYYPDDFKGKLYLAGDGAIRDKDTGYFTITGRIDDVLNVSGHRMGTMEIESALVAHEKVAEAAVVGRPDDLTGEAIVAFVVLKGNRPTGEDAKAVIKELQNWVGHEIGPIAKPKDIRFGENLPKTRSGKIMRRLLRQLAKGEEITQDTSTLENPAILEQLKHSAS, from the coding sequence ATGTCGAATGAGCAGCAGCCCCGCCTGTACTACCCGTCGGAAGAGATCGTCAAGAACGCAGCCGTGTCCGGCATGGACGCCTACCGCGCGCTGTGCAAGGAAGCTGAAGAGGACTACGAAGGCTACTGGGCGCGCCAGGCTCGCGAGCTGGTCGAGTGGAAGAAGCCCTTCACCCAGGTGCTCGACGAAAGCAACGCTCCGTTCTTCAAGTGGTTCGCCGACGGCCAGCTGAACGTCTCGTACAACTGCCTCGACCGCAACGTCAATAACGGCCTGGGCGACAAGGTCGCGATCATCTTCGAAGCCGACAACGGCGAAATCACCCGCGTCACCTACAAGGACCTGCTCTCACGCGTCTGCAAGTTCGCCAACGCGCTGCGTGACAAGGGCGTCAAGAAGGGCGACCGCGTCGTCATCTATCTGCCGATGTCGATCGAAGGCGTGGTCGCGATGCAGGCTTGTGCCCGTATCGGAGCGACCCACTCGATCGTGTTCGGCGGTTTCTCCGCTCAGGCCCTGCGTGACCGCATCAACGACGCCGGCGCCGTGGCCCTGATCACCTCCGACGGCCAGTTCCGTGGCGGCAAGGCGCTGCCGCTGAAGCCGATCGCCGATGAAGCCATCGCGATGGGCGGTTGCGAAAGCATCAAGAACGTCTTCGTCGTCCAGCGCACCGGCGGCGCCTGCTCGATGGTCGAAGGCCGCGACGTCTGGTTCCACGAAGTCTCCGCCAAGCAGGCCGACACCTGCGAACCGGAATGGGTCGATGCCGAGCATCCCCTGTTCCTGCTTTACACCTCGGGTTCCACCGGCAAGCCGAAGGGCGTCCAGCACTCGACGGGCGGCTACCTGCTGCACGCGATCCTGACCATGAAGTACACGTTCGACATCAAGCCGAATGACGTCTTCTGGTGCACGGCCGACATCGGCTGGGTCACGGGTCACACCTACATCACCTACGGCCCGCTCGCCTGCGGCACGACCGAGATCGTGTTCGAAGGTGTGCCGACCTACCCGGATGCCGGCCGTTTCTGGAAGATGATCCAGGACCACAAGGTCAGCGTCTTCTACACTGCGCCGACCGCGATCCGCTCGCTGATCAAGGCTGCGGACAACAACCCGACGGTGCATCCGACCAAGTACGACCTCTCCAGCCTGCGCATCCTCGGTTCGGTCGGCGAGCCGATCAACCCGGCCGCGTGGGAGTGGTACTACGAGAACGTCGGTGGCAGCCGTTGCCCGATCGTCGATACCTTCTGGCAGACCGAAACCGGCGGTCACATGATCACCCCGCTGCCGGGCGCGACGCCGCTGGTGCCGGGCTCCTGCACGCTGCCCTTCCCGGGCATCCAGTGCGCGGTCGTCGATGAGACCGGCACTGAAGTGCCGAACGGCCAGGGTGGCATCCTCGTCGTCAAGCGTCCGTGGCCGTCAATGATCCGTACGATCTGGGGTGACCCGGACCGCTTCAAGAAGTCGTACTATCCGGACGACTTCAAGGGTAAGCTGTATCTCGCCGGCGACGGCGCGATCCGCGACAAGGATACCGGCTACTTCACGATCACCGGCCGTATCGACGACGTGCTGAACGTCTCGGGCCACCGCATGGGCACGATGGAAATCGAGTCGGCGCTCGTGGCGCACGAGAAGGTTGCCGAGGCCGCAGTCGTGGGCCGTCCGGACGACCTGACCGGTGAAGCGATCGTTGCCTTCGTCGTGCTGAAGGGCAACCGCCCGACCGGCGAGGACGCCAAGGCGGTGATCAAGGAACTGCAGAACTGGGTCGGCCACGAAATCGGGCCGATCGCCAAGCCGAAGGACATCCGCTTCGGTGAAAACCTGCCCAAGACGCGTTCGGGCAAGATCATGCGCCGGCTGCTGCGTCAGCTGGCGAAGGGTGAGGAGATCACCCAGGATACGTCGACCCTCGAGAACCCGGCGATCCTGGAACAGCTCAAGCATTCCGCGAGCTGA
- a CDS encoding DUF6502 family protein, whose translation MPSPTTSPASLLHALRRVMRPLVRLMLRKGVTYPYFADMLKAIFVEVADGEFRLDKAPPSDSRVSLLTGVHRKDVKRLRGQLETESEQLPEAISMGAHLVSTWLNTPPFCAAPGQALPLPRLASIGGDRSFDGLVRSVSTDIRARVVLDEWLRLGVVEIDEADLVHLSTNAFVPQQGFDEKVAYFGHNVHDHACAAVHNLTTEGSPLFERSVHYDALSPASIQQLRSAVSTDGMQALVAFNALAASLETRDAESAEPRQRMTIGLYFYTEPSAAAQPADTPGDAKP comes from the coding sequence ATGCCCTCCCCCACCACCTCGCCCGCTTCGCTACTGCACGCCCTGCGACGCGTAATGCGGCCCTTGGTGCGGCTGATGTTAAGGAAAGGCGTGACCTACCCGTACTTCGCGGACATGCTGAAGGCCATCTTCGTCGAAGTGGCGGACGGCGAGTTCCGCCTCGACAAGGCCCCTCCCAGCGACAGCCGCGTCAGCCTGCTGACCGGCGTGCATCGCAAGGACGTGAAACGCCTCCGGGGGCAGTTGGAGACGGAGTCCGAGCAACTGCCGGAGGCGATCTCGATGGGTGCGCACCTCGTCAGCACCTGGTTGAACACCCCGCCCTTTTGCGCCGCCCCCGGGCAAGCGCTGCCGCTGCCGCGCCTGGCGAGCATCGGCGGCGATCGTTCCTTCGACGGGCTCGTGCGGTCCGTGAGCACCGACATCCGGGCACGCGTGGTGCTCGACGAGTGGCTGCGCCTCGGCGTGGTGGAGATCGACGAGGCGGATCTCGTGCATCTGAGTACGAATGCCTTCGTCCCGCAGCAGGGCTTCGACGAGAAGGTGGCCTACTTCGGGCACAATGTCCATGACCACGCCTGCGCCGCCGTGCATAACCTGACGACCGAGGGTTCGCCCCTCTTCGAGCGCAGCGTGCATTACGACGCGCTCTCTCCGGCAAGCATTCAGCAGTTGCGCAGTGCGGTTTCAACCGATGGCATGCAAGCGCTCGTCGCTTTCAATGCCCTGGCGGCAAGCCTGGAGACGCGCGATGCCGAGAGCGCAGAGCCACGGCAACGTATGACAATCGGGCTTTACTTCTATACTGAACCCAGCGCTGCTGCGCAGCCCGCCGACACGCCCGGGGACGCCAAACCGTGA
- a CDS encoding sensor histidine kinase, which yields MLSASVVVPVSFAYLLALFAVAYFGDRRAEEGRSIIANPWTYSLSMAVYCTAWTYFGSVGRASSGGVWFLPIYLGPTLAMTLSWFVLLKMIRIAKNYRITSIADFISSRYGKSQLLAGFVTIIAVVGMVPYIALQLKAISTGYAVLTGQHDAAYVPIVAKSWLEDSTLYIALMLALFTVLFGARHLDAAERHEGMVAAIAFESVVKLVAFLAVGGFVTYGIYNGFGDIFSRAYADPDLAPLLSLKSASSAGYGGWFALTLLAMLSVIFLPRQFQVAVVENVNEQHLRRATWLFPAYMLLINVFVLPIALGGLLYFGRGAVDPDTFVLSLPLAHGSPTLALLAFVGGLSAATGMVIVETIAVSTMVCNDLVMPLLLRHPHFSRSEHPDLTGLLLGIRRGAILGVLLLGYLYFRLAGEAYALVSIGLISFAAVAQFAPAMLGGMYWRGGTREGALAGLAAGFAVWAYTLMLPSVAKSGWLDRRFLDEGAFGLAFLRPEQLFGLSGLDSISHSLFWSLGANIACYVLVSLIRVPTGQEATQATLFVDVFRRGERGSAAFWRGSAQFQDLFPLVARFLGPDRAKRLFHAYALQRGVSDIHQLRPDAALVQFAETQLAGAIGSASARVMVSSVVQEEPLGLDEVMNILDEASQVRAYSHQLEEKSVALEAATDKLRAANERLKELDRLKDDFMSSVTHELRTPLTSIRAFSEMLLDDPRTALADRTRFLGIIVSETERLTRLVNQVLDMAKIESGHAEWHNTDIDMCELVTHAVETTMQLFRDRRAAVERKIPEAPLHILGDHDRLLQVMLNLLSNAAKFVPPDTGRVRVTMTREADQVRVDVADNGPGIAPEQLGVIFEKFRQGGDERSRPQGTGLGLPISRQIVEHFGGRLWVESVVGQGATFSFTLPLDARESREGASGSMT from the coding sequence ATGCTCTCGGCCAGCGTCGTCGTCCCGGTCTCGTTCGCATATCTTCTGGCGCTCTTCGCCGTCGCCTATTTCGGCGATCGCCGCGCGGAAGAGGGACGCTCGATCATTGCCAATCCATGGACTTATTCGCTGTCCATGGCCGTCTATTGCACCGCGTGGACCTATTTCGGCAGCGTCGGCCGCGCGTCCTCGGGGGGCGTGTGGTTTCTGCCGATCTATCTCGGGCCGACGCTGGCGATGACGCTGTCGTGGTTCGTGCTGCTCAAGATGATCCGCATCGCGAAGAACTACCGCATTACGTCGATCGCGGACTTCATCTCCAGCCGCTACGGCAAGAGCCAACTGTTGGCCGGGTTCGTGACGATCATCGCGGTCGTCGGCATGGTGCCTTATATCGCACTGCAGCTGAAGGCGATATCGACCGGCTACGCGGTGCTCACCGGGCAGCACGATGCGGCCTATGTGCCCATCGTCGCCAAGAGCTGGCTGGAAGACAGCACCCTTTACATCGCGCTGATGCTGGCGTTGTTCACGGTGCTGTTCGGTGCGCGGCACCTGGATGCGGCAGAGCGCCACGAAGGCATGGTCGCCGCGATTGCCTTCGAGTCGGTCGTCAAGCTGGTCGCCTTCCTCGCCGTCGGGGGCTTCGTCACCTATGGCATCTACAACGGCTTCGGCGACATCTTCTCCCGCGCCTACGCGGATCCCGATCTCGCGCCGTTGTTGAGCCTCAAGTCGGCAAGCAGCGCGGGTTACGGCGGATGGTTCGCGCTGACGCTGCTAGCGATGCTGTCGGTGATCTTCCTGCCGCGCCAGTTCCAGGTCGCCGTCGTCGAGAACGTCAATGAACAGCACCTACGTCGCGCGACCTGGCTGTTTCCGGCCTACATGCTGCTGATCAACGTCTTCGTGTTGCCGATCGCCTTGGGCGGCTTACTGTATTTCGGCCGCGGGGCAGTGGACCCCGATACCTTCGTGCTGTCCTTGCCGCTCGCACACGGCAGTCCCACGCTTGCCTTGCTCGCCTTCGTCGGCGGGCTGTCCGCCGCGACCGGCATGGTCATCGTCGAGACCATCGCCGTTTCGACGATGGTATGCAACGACCTCGTGATGCCCTTGCTCTTGCGTCATCCGCATTTCAGTCGGAGCGAGCACCCGGACCTTACCGGGCTGTTGCTGGGCATCCGGCGCGGGGCGATCCTCGGTGTGCTGCTGCTCGGCTACCTGTATTTCCGTCTCGCGGGCGAAGCCTACGCGCTCGTCAGCATCGGGCTGATCAGCTTTGCGGCGGTCGCGCAGTTCGCGCCGGCCATGCTCGGCGGAATGTACTGGCGCGGCGGCACGCGCGAGGGTGCGCTTGCAGGGCTCGCGGCTGGGTTCGCCGTGTGGGCCTACACGCTGATGCTGCCGTCGGTCGCCAAGTCGGGCTGGCTGGACCGGCGGTTCCTCGACGAGGGCGCCTTCGGGCTGGCCTTCCTTCGCCCGGAACAACTGTTCGGCCTGTCCGGGCTCGACAGCATCAGCCACTCGCTGTTCTGGAGTCTCGGCGCGAATATCGCTTGCTACGTCCTCGTCTCGCTCATTCGCGTTCCGACCGGGCAGGAGGCGACGCAAGCGACCTTGTTCGTCGACGTGTTCCGGCGCGGCGAGCGCGGGTCGGCCGCATTTTGGCGCGGCAGTGCCCAGTTCCAGGATCTCTTTCCGCTCGTTGCACGATTTCTCGGCCCGGATCGTGCGAAGCGCCTGTTTCACGCCTATGCGCTCCAGCGTGGCGTGAGCGACATCCACCAGCTTCGCCCCGATGCCGCGCTCGTTCAATTTGCCGAGACCCAGCTGGCGGGCGCGATCGGCAGCGCATCGGCGCGCGTGATGGTGTCCTCCGTCGTGCAGGAAGAGCCGCTCGGGCTGGATGAGGTGATGAACATCCTCGACGAGGCTTCGCAAGTGCGCGCGTATTCGCACCAGCTCGAGGAGAAGTCGGTCGCGCTGGAAGCCGCGACGGACAAGCTGCGCGCGGCGAATGAGCGGCTGAAGGAACTCGATCGTCTGAAGGACGATTTCATGTCCTCGGTGACGCACGAGTTGCGCACGCCGCTCACCTCGATCCGTGCCTTCTCGGAGATGCTGCTCGACGATCCGCGGACCGCTCTCGCGGACCGCACGCGTTTCCTCGGCATCATCGTGTCCGAGACCGAGCGGCTGACGCGGTTGGTGAACCAGGTGCTCGACATGGCGAAGATCGAGTCGGGCCACGCGGAGTGGCACAACACCGACATCGACATGTGCGAACTGGTGACGCATGCCGTCGAGACGACGATGCAGTTGTTCCGTGATCGGCGTGCCGCGGTTGAAAGGAAGATCCCCGAGGCGCCGCTGCATATCCTGGGCGATCACGACCGGCTGCTGCAGGTCATGCTGAACTTGCTGTCGAACGCGGCGAAGTTCGTTCCTCCCGATACCGGACGAGTTCGCGTGACGATGACGCGCGAGGCGGATCAGGTTCGCGTCGACGTCGCAGACAACGGTCCCGGCATCGCGCCCGAACAGCTTGGGGTGATCTTCGAGAAATTCCGACAGGGCGGCGACGAGCGGTCGCGGCCGCAGGGCACGGGGCTCGGGCTGCCAATCAGCCGCCAGATCGTGGAGCATTTCGGCGGGCGGCTGTGGGTGGAGTCCGTCGTGGGGCAGGGGGCGACCTTCTCGTTCACCCTGCCGCTGGACGCAAGAGAAAGCCGCGAAGGCGCAAGCGGCTCAATGACATAG